A segment of the Leptolyngbya sp. NIES-3755 genome:
GTACAATGCGAACGAGAATGCAAGCGCGATCGCAATCCAGGGAACTTGTCCGAAATGCCAGATGAAGTTGAGAACCGCGATCGCAGCTAACAAAACGGCGATCTTCTTGGGAAAATTCAGTCTTTCTTTCAGAATCACAGAACCGAGCAGCACTGTCACTAGAGGATTAATGTAATACCCTAAGCTTGTTTCAACAATGTGACCTGTGTTCACCCCATAGATATAGATGCACCAGTTTCCAGCGATCAAAGTTGTGGTGAGAAATAGAGACGCGATCGCTTTCCGAGATTTCCAAAGCTGGAGAAATTCACCAATTCGATGTTGTGCAAAGAGCAATCCCATCAGCAACACCATCGACCAAACAATACGATGGCAGACTAATTCCACAGCGGGAACTTGAGTGAGAAATTTCCAGTAGATTGGAAACAATCCCCATGCGGAGTAAGCCAATACTGCGTAGATTGCTCCAGATTTCGAGGCGGAATGTTCTTTCAAAACAATGATGCAATGAACAATAGGCTGAAATTCTAACAATCGATTTCAGAACGCTCCAGATACAGTTAAGTCACAATCTAACCGATCAAAGTTTTTCCTTCGGGGGCGGTGT
Coding sequences within it:
- a CDS encoding protein RarD (similar to AA sequence:cyanobase_aa:LBDG_07650), whose protein sequence is MLEFQPIVHCIIVLKEHSASKSGAIYAVLAYSAWGLFPIYWKFLTQVPAVELVCHRIVWSMVLLMGLLFAQHRIGEFLQLWKSRKAIASLFLTTTLIAGNWCIYIYGVNTGHIVETSLGYYINPLVTVLLGSVILKERLNFPKKIAVLLAAIAVLNFIWHFGQVPWIAIALAFSFALYGLFRKLIKVTPIVGLTVETLLATPIALLYISYVGLTGTGSFGTSLQVNLLLIGCGIVTALPLLWFNTAEKNYSFRLWDSSSILHRVFSF